Proteins encoded within one genomic window of Ottowia sp. SB7-C50:
- a CDS encoding efflux RND transporter permease subunit, with the protein MQLAEVSIRRPVFATVLSLLILLVGLVSFQRLAVREYPKIDEPVVTVSVRYAGASAEVIESQVTKPLEDSIAGIDAVDVITSISRPEQAQISVRFRLEKDADTAAAEVRDRVSRVRNKLPQAIDEPVIAKVEADAFPVIWLAFSSDKRSPLEINDLINRVVKARLQTVTGVADVRIFGERKYAMRVWLDPDRLAAYKLTTQDVEDAIRRSNLEVPAGRIESRQREFSVTSQTDLVKPAQFEQVVIKSVNGFAVRMRDVARVEEGPAEERSAVRLNGSPAISTGIIRQATANPLELSKGVRAMLPRLQEDLPSDVKIDIANDNSVFIQHSVNAVYHTIVEAIVLVALVVFVFLRTVRASIIPIVTIPVSLIGAFALMSLAGFSINTLTLLALVLAIGLVVDDAIVMLENIYRHIEDGMEPFAAAIVGAKEIGFAIVAMTLTLVAVYAPLAFTPGRTGRLFIEFALALAGAVLVSGFVALTLSPMMCSLLLKHNPKPGRFDRFMERALTALENAYGRLLSRVLHGWRWLVVCVMVACAVAIAWIYPQMRQELSPLEDRGVVLANINAPDGATLQFTDRYARQLERMGEQYPEFDRIFANIGNPTVSQGSVVYRAVDWNERHRSTLQIARELQPKFNQLAGVTAFPITPPSLGQGFRERPINFVVQTSDSYANLNRVMRQLMDEVSKNPGFVAPDLDLRLSKPELRIDVDRERAADLGVPVESVARAIETMLGGRVVTRYKRDAEQYDVIVQTAGSGRATPEDIDRIQVRGRGEAMIPLSSLVTVRESVAPRELNHFGQRRSATLTANLAPDYSLGQALAFLDQTSTKVLKTGYTTDLNGISREFRSSQGALVIVFVLALLFIFLVLAAQFESFVDPLIIMFSVPLSMIGALLALQFTGGSINVYSQIGLITLVGLVTKHGILIVEFTNQLRQRGEAMLPALVHASQQRLRPILMTTGAMVLGAVPLALGTGAGAESRQQIGWVIVGGMSIGTLLTIFVVPTMYALLARKAVPGARTTLVDTSHVEPAHGG; encoded by the coding sequence GTGCAGCTCGCCGAAGTCTCCATTCGCCGCCCGGTGTTCGCCACCGTGCTGTCGCTGCTGATCCTGCTGGTCGGGCTGGTCAGCTTTCAGCGCCTGGCGGTGCGCGAATACCCCAAGATCGACGAGCCGGTGGTCACGGTGAGCGTGCGCTACGCCGGCGCTTCGGCCGAGGTGATCGAGTCGCAGGTCACCAAGCCGCTCGAAGACTCCATTGCCGGCATCGACGCGGTGGATGTGATCACGTCCATCAGCCGGCCCGAGCAGGCGCAGATCAGCGTGCGCTTCCGGCTCGAAAAAGACGCCGACACCGCCGCCGCCGAGGTGCGCGACCGCGTCTCGCGCGTGCGCAACAAGCTGCCGCAGGCCATCGACGAGCCGGTCATCGCCAAGGTCGAGGCCGATGCGTTCCCGGTCATCTGGCTGGCGTTTTCCAGCGACAAGCGCTCGCCGCTGGAAATCAACGACCTGATCAACCGCGTCGTCAAGGCGCGCCTGCAGACCGTGACCGGGGTGGCCGACGTGCGCATCTTCGGCGAGCGCAAGTACGCCATGCGCGTGTGGCTCGACCCCGACCGGCTGGCCGCCTACAAGCTGACCACGCAGGACGTCGAAGACGCCATCCGCCGCAGCAACCTGGAAGTGCCGGCCGGCCGCATCGAATCGCGCCAGCGCGAGTTTTCCGTCACCTCGCAGACCGATCTGGTCAAGCCGGCGCAGTTCGAGCAGGTCGTCATCAAGAGCGTGAACGGCTTTGCCGTGCGGATGCGCGACGTGGCGCGCGTGGAGGAGGGGCCGGCCGAGGAGCGCAGCGCGGTGCGCCTGAACGGCAGCCCGGCGATTTCGACCGGCATCATCCGCCAGGCCACCGCCAACCCGCTGGAACTGTCGAAGGGCGTGCGCGCCATGCTGCCGCGCCTGCAGGAAGACCTGCCCAGCGACGTCAAGATCGACATCGCCAACGACAACTCGGTGTTCATCCAGCACTCGGTCAACGCGGTGTATCACACCATCGTCGAGGCCATCGTGCTGGTGGCGCTGGTGGTGTTCGTCTTTCTGCGCACGGTGCGCGCGTCGATCATTCCCATCGTTACCATTCCGGTCAGCCTGATCGGCGCCTTTGCGCTGATGTCGCTGGCGGGCTTTTCGATCAACACGCTCACGCTGCTGGCGCTGGTGCTGGCCATCGGCCTGGTGGTGGACGACGCCATCGTGATGCTGGAAAACATCTACCGCCACATCGAAGACGGCATGGAGCCTTTCGCGGCCGCCATCGTCGGCGCCAAGGAAATCGGCTTCGCGATCGTTGCCATGACGCTGACGCTGGTGGCGGTGTACGCGCCGCTGGCCTTCACGCCGGGGCGCACCGGGCGGCTGTTCATCGAATTTGCACTGGCGCTGGCCGGTGCCGTGCTGGTGTCGGGCTTCGTGGCGCTCACGCTGTCGCCCATGATGTGTTCGCTGCTGCTCAAGCACAACCCCAAGCCGGGCCGGTTCGACCGCTTCATGGAACGCGCGCTCACCGCGCTCGAAAACGCCTACGGCCGTCTGCTCAGCCGCGTGCTGCATGGCTGGCGCTGGCTGGTCGTGTGCGTGATGGTGGCCTGCGCGGTGGCGATTGCGTGGATCTACCCGCAGATGCGGCAGGAGCTGTCGCCGCTGGAAGACCGCGGCGTGGTGCTGGCCAACATCAATGCGCCCGACGGCGCGACGCTGCAGTTCACCGACCGCTACGCGCGCCAGCTTGAACGCATGGGCGAGCAATACCCCGAGTTCGACCGCATCTTCGCCAACATCGGCAACCCGACCGTGTCGCAGGGCAGCGTGGTGTACCGCGCGGTGGACTGGAACGAGCGCCACCGCAGCACGCTGCAGATCGCGCGCGAGCTGCAACCCAAGTTCAACCAGCTGGCGGGCGTGACGGCGTTCCCCATCACGCCACCGTCGCTGGGCCAGGGCTTTCGCGAGCGGCCGATCAACTTCGTGGTGCAGACGTCGGACAGCTACGCCAACCTGAACCGCGTGATGCGCCAGCTGATGGACGAAGTGAGCAAAAACCCCGGCTTCGTGGCGCCCGATCTGGACCTGCGGCTGTCCAAACCGGAGCTGCGCATCGACGTCGACCGCGAGCGCGCGGCCGACCTGGGCGTGCCGGTCGAAAGCGTGGCGCGCGCCATCGAGACCATGCTGGGTGGCCGCGTGGTCACACGCTACAAGCGCGACGCCGAGCAGTACGACGTGATCGTGCAGACCGCCGGCAGCGGCCGCGCCACGCCCGAAGACATCGACCGCATCCAGGTGCGCGGCCGGGGCGAGGCCATGATCCCGCTGTCCAGCCTGGTCACGGTGCGCGAAAGCGTGGCGCCGCGCGAGCTGAACCACTTCGGCCAGCGCCGCTCGGCCACGCTCACCGCCAACCTGGCGCCCGATTATTCGCTGGGCCAGGCGCTGGCCTTCCTGGACCAGACCAGCACCAAGGTGCTCAAGACCGGCTACACCACCGACCTGAACGGCATCTCGCGCGAATTCCGCTCCAGCCAGGGCGCGCTGGTCATCGTGTTCGTGCTGGCGCTGCTGTTCATCTTTCTGGTGCTGGCGGCGCAGTTCGAGAGCTTCGTCGACCCGCTGATCATCATGTTCTCGGTGCCGCTGTCGATGATCGGCGCGCTGCTGGCGCTGCAGTTCACGGGCGGCTCGATCAACGTGTATTCGCAGATCGGCCTGATCACGCTGGTCGGCCTGGTGACCAAGCACGGCATCCTGATCGTGGAATTCACGAACCAGTTGCGCCAGCGCGGCGAAGCCATGCTGCCTGCGCTGGTGCACGCCAGCCAGCAACGCCTGCGCCCCATCCTGATGACCACCGGCGCCATGGTGCTGGGCGCGGTGCCGCTGGCCCTGGGCACCGGCGCGGGCGCCGAAAGCCGCCAGCAGATCGGCTGGGTCATCGTGGGCGGCATGAGCATCGGCACGTTGCTCACGATTTTCGTCGTGCCGACCATGTACGCGCTGCTGGCCCGCAAGGCCGTGCCGGGTGCGCGCACCACGCTGGTGGACACCTCGCATGTCGAGCCCGCGCACGGTGGTTGA
- a CDS encoding efflux RND transporter periplasmic adaptor subunit: MTRSKWVPLVAIGALVALGTGAWWFQRGGPSGEARPVAAASAARPAGQGGGGGAGGGGAGAGGGPVVVESTLVRAQPVAEDVNAVGSLRSRQGTLVRSEVGGRVVQINFRDGQRVRRGQLLVQLDDKLQQAQVQQAQAELGIAQTNHRRNVDLSGRGFISPRGVDESAAAEKVARAKLDLARATAARMRVLAPFDGVAGLRNISVGDYLKEGDNIVNLEDMSAMFVDFRLPERLQSRVRPGQTARVQVDALPDRAFAAQVQAVDPQIDANGRALNVRGCIDNRALQLRPGMFARVETELGAPREALMVPEEAIVSQGGSLSVLRLTRADAGDKPVFTTQRVAVTTGHRLPGQVEIVTGLAVGDRVITAGHQRVQRDGQTVRLAGAGVPDGGARAPASGASAASAAAASAAPSAPAAPQAQGGAGARPMAALPLVKPPAGPSPCGLPGGAPQRRS, from the coding sequence ATGACCCGGTCTAAGTGGGTGCCCTTGGTTGCCATCGGCGCGCTCGTGGCGCTGGGCACGGGCGCGTGGTGGTTCCAGCGCGGCGGGCCGAGCGGTGAAGCGCGTCCCGTGGCCGCGGCCTCTGCGGCGCGGCCGGCGGGGCAGGGCGGTGGCGGCGGTGCTGGCGGGGGCGGCGCGGGCGCTGGCGGCGGCCCGGTGGTGGTCGAGTCCACGCTGGTGCGCGCGCAGCCGGTGGCCGAAGACGTCAATGCTGTCGGTTCGCTGCGCTCGCGGCAGGGCACGCTGGTGCGCTCTGAAGTGGGCGGGCGCGTGGTGCAGATCAATTTCCGCGACGGCCAGCGCGTGCGGCGCGGCCAGTTGCTGGTGCAGTTGGACGACAAGCTGCAGCAGGCCCAGGTGCAGCAGGCGCAGGCCGAACTGGGCATTGCGCAGACCAACCATCGGCGCAACGTCGACCTGTCCGGCCGCGGCTTCATCAGCCCGCGCGGGGTGGACGAAAGCGCCGCCGCCGAGAAAGTGGCGCGCGCCAAGCTCGACCTGGCCCGCGCCACCGCCGCGCGCATGCGCGTGCTGGCGCCGTTCGACGGCGTGGCGGGCCTGCGCAACATCAGCGTGGGCGACTACCTGAAGGAAGGCGACAACATCGTCAACCTGGAAGACATGTCGGCCATGTTCGTCGACTTCCGTCTGCCCGAGCGCCTGCAGTCGCGCGTGCGCCCGGGGCAGACCGCCCGTGTGCAGGTCGATGCGCTGCCCGACCGCGCCTTCGCCGCGCAGGTGCAGGCGGTCGACCCGCAGATCGACGCCAACGGCCGCGCGCTCAACGTGCGCGGCTGCATCGACAACCGCGCGCTGCAGCTGCGCCCCGGCATGTTCGCGCGCGTCGAAACCGAACTGGGCGCCCCGCGCGAGGCGCTGATGGTGCCGGAAGAAGCCATCGTCAGCCAGGGCGGCTCGCTCAGCGTGCTGCGGCTGACGCGTGCCGACGCGGGCGACAAGCCGGTCTTCACCACCCAGCGCGTGGCGGTGACGACCGGCCACCGCCTGCCCGGCCAGGTGGAAATCGTCACCGGCCTGGCCGTGGGCGACCGCGTGATCACCGCCGGGCACCAGCGCGTGCAGCGCGACGGGCAGACCGTGCGGCTGGCGGGCGCCGGCGTGCCGGACGGTGGCGCGCGCGCCCCGGCCAGCGGCGCCAGTGCCGCCAGCGCGGCCGCCGCCAGCGCGGCGCCGAGCGCACCTGCGGCGCCCCAGGCCCAGGGCGGCGCAGGCGCCCGGCCGATGGCCGCGTTGCCGCTGGTCAAACCGCCGGCCGGCCCCAGCCCGTGCGGGCTGCCGGGCGGCGCGCCGCAGCGCCGTTCATGA
- the rnhA gene encoding ribonuclease HI, which translates to MNRIEIYTDGACKGNPGPGGWGVLLRAPGHEKELFGGETMTTNNRMELTAVIEGLSALKRPCEIDLYLDSQYVRQGITEWIAGWKARGWLTSTRQPVKNVDLWQKLDALVSGAGHRIHWHWVRGHAGHPENERADQLANRGVPRAGG; encoded by the coding sequence GTGAATCGCATCGAGATCTACACCGACGGCGCCTGCAAGGGCAACCCCGGACCGGGCGGCTGGGGCGTGCTGCTGCGCGCGCCTGGCCACGAAAAGGAATTGTTCGGCGGCGAAACCATGACCACCAACAACCGCATGGAGTTGACCGCCGTCATCGAAGGCCTGAGCGCGCTCAAGCGGCCGTGCGAGATCGACCTTTACCTGGACAGCCAGTACGTGCGCCAGGGCATCACCGAATGGATTGCGGGCTGGAAGGCCAGGGGCTGGCTCACGTCCACCCGGCAGCCGGTGAAGAACGTCGACCTGTGGCAGAAGCTCGACGCCCTGGTGTCCGGGGCGGGCCACCGCATCCACTGGCATTGGGTGCGCGGCCACGCGGGCCACCCCGAAAACGAACGCGCCGACCAGCTGGCCAACCGGGGCGTGCCGCGCGCCGGCGGCTGA
- a CDS encoding class I SAM-dependent methyltransferase has translation MTDWFQSPPGQYLLDWERAQFEAALADVFGYHALQVGLGDIDALAANRMPHRWLAATSPRPAGDEHGLNGAVVGPSLVMDPTALPFAEASIDLVVLPHTLEFSPDPHATLREVHRVLVHEGRVAIAGLNPASLWGLRQWRAQLKLPVGSAQPFLPQANEFISHWRLRDWLRLLQFELESLSFGCWRPAARSERGLARFEWMDRAGARWWPVFGAAYCLVAVKRTHGAKLVGAAWKTAPVPVGAPASVANRAAPTTHTESSP, from the coding sequence ATGACCGATTGGTTCCAGTCGCCGCCCGGCCAGTACCTGCTGGACTGGGAGCGCGCACAGTTCGAGGCTGCGCTGGCCGACGTGTTCGGCTACCACGCGCTGCAGGTCGGATTGGGCGACATCGACGCGCTGGCCGCCAACCGCATGCCGCACCGCTGGCTGGCCGCGACGTCGCCGCGTCCGGCGGGCGATGAGCACGGCTTGAATGGGGCCGTGGTCGGCCCCTCGCTGGTCATGGACCCGACGGCGCTGCCGTTTGCCGAAGCCAGCATCGACCTGGTGGTGCTGCCGCACACGCTCGAATTCAGCCCCGATCCGCACGCCACCTTGCGCGAAGTGCACCGCGTGCTGGTGCACGAGGGGCGGGTGGCGATTGCGGGGCTCAATCCGGCCAGCCTGTGGGGCTTGCGGCAATGGCGCGCGCAACTCAAGCTGCCGGTCGGCAGCGCGCAGCCGTTTCTGCCGCAGGCCAACGAATTCATCAGCCATTGGCGGCTGCGCGACTGGCTGCGGCTGCTGCAGTTTGAACTGGAGTCGCTGAGCTTCGGCTGCTGGCGCCCCGCTGCGCGCAGCGAACGCGGCCTGGCGCGCTTCGAATGGATGGACCGCGCCGGTGCGCGCTGGTGGCCGGTGTTCGGCGCCGCCTACTGCCTGGTGGCCGTCAAGCGCACGCACGGCGCCAAGCTGGTGGGCGCTGCCTGGAAGACGGCGCCCGTGCCCGTGGGTGCTCCTGCTTCTGTAGCTAACCGCGCCGCCCCGACAACGCATACTGAATCATCACCGTGA
- the gloB gene encoding hydroxyacylglutathione hydrolase: MDLIALPAFSDNYFWLLHNGADALVVDPGDAAPVQAALATHGLRLSDILVTHHHADHTGGVAALRAATGARVFGPARERIPEPFTPLAGGDVVQALGVGWRVIDVPGHTAGHIAYFAPDVDGAPLLFCGDTLFSGGCGRLFEGTPAQMLASLDALAALPADTRVCCAHEYTLSNLRFARTVEPGNAALADYERHCQQLRAEGQPTLPSTIGTERAINPFLRSREPAVTRSVRERAPTATDEVAVFAALRQWKNEF; the protein is encoded by the coding sequence ATGGATTTGATTGCGCTTCCCGCTTTTTCCGACAACTACTTCTGGCTGCTGCACAACGGCGCCGATGCGCTGGTGGTGGACCCGGGCGACGCAGCGCCCGTGCAGGCCGCGCTGGCAACGCACGGTTTGCGGCTGTCGGACATTCTAGTCACGCACCACCACGCCGATCACACGGGCGGCGTAGCCGCCTTGCGCGCGGCCACCGGCGCCCGCGTGTTCGGCCCGGCGCGTGAACGTATTCCCGAGCCGTTCACGCCGCTGGCCGGCGGCGACGTGGTGCAGGCCCTGGGCGTGGGCTGGCGCGTGATCGACGTGCCGGGGCACACGGCGGGGCATATTGCCTACTTCGCGCCGGATGTCGACGGCGCGCCGCTGCTGTTCTGCGGTGACACGCTGTTTTCAGGCGGTTGCGGGCGCCTGTTCGAAGGCACGCCCGCGCAGATGCTGGCCTCGCTCGACGCGCTGGCTGCCTTGCCTGCCGACACGCGGGTGTGCTGCGCGCACGAATACACGCTGTCCAACCTGCGCTTTGCGCGCACGGTCGAACCGGGCAACGCGGCGCTGGCGGACTACGAGCGGCACTGCCAGCAACTGCGTGCCGAAGGCCAGCCGACGCTGCCCTCCACCATCGGCACCGAGCGGGCCATCAATCCCTTCCTGCGCAGCCGCGAACCCGCGGTGACCCGGTCGGTGCGCGAGCGCGCGCCCACCGCAACCGACGAAGTGGCGGTGTTCGCCGCGCTTCGCCAATGGAAAAACGAGTTTTGA
- a CDS encoding transglycosylase SLT domain-containing protein codes for MNRFLGLALAVSIALAGCAAPGTSSPGADGAPTPAGSRTTARSGEMPDVAVSELRGATVAQLEAPADLWDRIRRGYAMPELEGDLVARHEQWYSTRPDYIERMVSRSRLYIFHIVEELELRGMPTELALLPYIESAFNPQAVSSAKAAGMWQFMPATGRDFQLQQNMFRDDRRNVLDSTRAALDYLQKLHDMFGDWHLALAAYNWGQGNVKRAVERNRAAGLPVGYMDLNMPAETRNYVPKLQAVKNIIANPQRHGTVLPLIENHPFFDTVDIKHDIDVETAARMAEVRVEDFKALNPSQRKPVIFAAGTPQILLPWNNAAVFQQKLAKADPASLASWTAWVAPSTLPSREVASRFGMDEEDFREMNNIPRGMVIKAGSTLLVRRAGQASAVSESVVNNAHLAYTPEIVLKRTSVRARKGDSIATVAARYDLPAATVAGWNHTSARAGLKRGQAVVLYLPVRAAAAAAREGVEAARRQQAEDRRARSSATSDRQRDARESRAAGKGRHASAKAEPAKARSAKAAPGKGEAKASRAKPEPSAKPASKQADKPAAKAGSKAAAKSKR; via the coding sequence ATGAACAGATTCCTAGGCTTGGCGCTGGCCGTCAGCATCGCCCTGGCCGGCTGCGCCGCGCCGGGCACGTCTTCGCCCGGCGCCGATGGCGCGCCCACCCCGGCCGGCAGCCGCACCACGGCCCGCTCGGGCGAGATGCCCGACGTGGCGGTGTCCGAACTGCGCGGCGCCACCGTAGCCCAGCTGGAAGCGCCGGCCGACCTGTGGGACCGCATCCGCCGCGGCTACGCCATGCCCGAGCTGGAAGGCGATCTGGTGGCGCGGCACGAGCAGTGGTACAGCACGCGGCCGGACTACATCGAGCGCATGGTGAGCCGCTCGCGCCTGTACATCTTCCATATCGTTGAGGAGCTGGAGCTGCGCGGCATGCCGACCGAGCTGGCGCTGCTGCCCTACATCGAATCGGCCTTCAACCCGCAGGCGGTGAGCAGCGCCAAGGCGGCAGGCATGTGGCAGTTCATGCCGGCCACGGGGCGCGACTTCCAGCTGCAGCAGAACATGTTCCGCGACGACCGTCGCAACGTGCTGGATTCGACCCGCGCCGCGCTCGACTACCTGCAGAAGCTGCACGACATGTTCGGCGACTGGCATCTGGCGCTGGCGGCCTACAACTGGGGCCAGGGCAACGTCAAGCGCGCCGTCGAACGCAACCGCGCCGCGGGCCTGCCGGTCGGCTACATGGACCTTAACATGCCGGCCGAGACGCGCAACTACGTGCCCAAGCTGCAGGCGGTCAAGAACATCATCGCCAACCCGCAGCGCCACGGCACCGTGCTGCCGCTGATCGAGAATCACCCGTTCTTCGACACCGTCGACATCAAGCACGACATCGACGTGGAAACCGCGGCGCGCATGGCCGAGGTGCGGGTGGAGGACTTCAAGGCGCTCAACCCGTCGCAGCGCAAGCCGGTGATCTTTGCCGCCGGCACGCCGCAGATCCTGCTGCCGTGGAACAACGCTGCCGTCTTCCAGCAGAAGCTGGCCAAGGCCGACCCCGCATCGCTGGCCTCATGGACGGCCTGGGTGGCGCCGTCCACCCTGCCCTCGCGTGAAGTCGCCAGCCGCTTCGGCATGGACGAGGAAGACTTCCGCGAGATGAACAACATCCCGCGCGGCATGGTGATCAAGGCCGGCTCCACGCTGCTGGTGCGCCGCGCGGGCCAGGCCAGCGCCGTGTCGGAGAGCGTGGTCAACAACGCCCATCTGGCCTACACGCCCGAAATCGTGCTCAAGCGCACCAGCGTGCGCGCCCGCAAGGGCGACTCCATCGCGACGGTGGCCGCGCGCTACGACCTGCCGGCGGCCACGGTGGCGGGCTGGAACCACACCAGCGCCCGCGCCGGCCTCAAGCGCGGCCAGGCGGTGGTGCTGTACCTGCCGGTGCGGGCCGCCGCCGCGGCCGCGCGCGAGGGCGTCGAAGCCGCGCGACGCCAGCAGGCCGAAGACCGCCGCGCCCGCAGCAGCGCCACATCCGACCGGCAGCGCGACGCGCGCGAATCGCGGGCCGCCGGCAAGGGCCGGCACGCCAGCGCCAAGGCCGAACCCGCCAAGGCGAGGTCCGCCAAGGCCGCGCCGGGCAAGGGCGAAGCCAAGGCCAGCCGCGCCAAGCCGGAGCCGAGCGCCAAACCAGCGTCCAAGCAAGCGGACAAGCCCGCTGCCAAGGCGGGGTCGAAGGCTGCCGCCAAGTCCAAGCGCTGA
- a CDS encoding ABC transporter substrate-binding protein → MFDPAFHHPLFPSLTRRHWLRTVAAATAAAAGASRAQAPQDKRKVTIAVGGKTALFCLPLTIAEQLKYFSDEGLDVELLDHAGGSLAQQSMLQGRADVAVGGLEHPILLRQRGYSCRAFAFLGRAPQVVFGVSPRVQPDVKALAQLKGHRVGVSAPDSLTHWFAQMVVARHGLSPNDVEYVGVGTSTAAATAVREGRVDAICSIDPVISMLEFRGDIRVVADTRSLRGTHDVYGGPMPGACLYAPQAFVVRYSQTVQALANAILRALKWLQTAGPSDIVRAVPEAYMYGDRAIYLAALEKAREAMSPDGMVSEEAVAVAHRIVALYPPTGVTVRPQSPGATYTNDFVRRAKQRFQVSGIGAGVPPG, encoded by the coding sequence ATGTTCGATCCTGCATTCCATCACCCGCTGTTCCCCTCGCTGACGCGCCGTCACTGGCTGCGCACGGTGGCGGCCGCCACGGCGGCGGCGGCAGGCGCGTCACGCGCGCAGGCACCGCAGGACAAGCGCAAGGTGACCATCGCCGTCGGCGGCAAGACGGCGCTGTTCTGTCTGCCGCTGACCATTGCCGAGCAGTTGAAATACTTCAGCGACGAAGGCCTGGATGTCGAGCTGCTCGACCATGCTGGCGGCAGTCTGGCGCAGCAATCGATGCTGCAGGGACGGGCCGACGTGGCGGTGGGCGGGCTCGAACACCCGATTCTTCTGCGCCAGCGTGGCTACAGCTGCCGCGCGTTCGCCTTTCTGGGGCGGGCACCACAGGTGGTGTTCGGTGTCAGCCCGCGCGTGCAGCCCGACGTCAAGGCGCTGGCCCAGTTGAAGGGGCACCGCGTGGGTGTGTCGGCGCCCGATTCGCTCACGCACTGGTTCGCGCAGATGGTGGTGGCGCGGCACGGGCTGTCGCCCAACGATGTCGAATACGTGGGCGTGGGCACCTCCACGGCGGCCGCGACGGCGGTGCGCGAGGGGCGCGTCGACGCCATCTGCAGCATCGACCCGGTCATCAGCATGCTGGAATTCCGGGGCGACATTCGTGTGGTGGCCGACACGCGCTCGCTGCGCGGCACGCACGACGTGTACGGTGGCCCCATGCCGGGCGCCTGCCTGTATGCGCCGCAGGCCTTTGTGGTGCGCTATTCGCAAACCGTGCAGGCGCTGGCCAACGCCATCCTGCGGGCACTGAAATGGCTGCAGACCGCCGGGCCGAGCGATATCGTGCGCGCCGTGCCCGAAGCCTACATGTACGGCGACCGCGCCATCTACCTGGCGGCGCTGGAAAAAGCGCGCGAAGCCATGTCGCCCGACGGCATGGTGTCCGAGGAGGCCGTAGCGGTGGCGCACCGCATCGTCGCGCTGTACCCGCCGACCGGCGTCACCGTGCGGCCGCAGTCGCCGGGTGCCACCTACACCAACGATTTCGTGCGCCGCGCCAAGCAGCGCTTCCAGGTGTCGGGCATCGGCGCCGGGGTGCCGCCCGGCTGA
- the recR gene encoding recombination mediator RecR — protein MSDTHSLDTLVQALRRLPGVGVRSAQRMAFHLLQHDRDGAQLLARSLQDAVASVRHCALCHTFTEREVCATCRDPRRDASKLAVVETPADQAALERTAAFNGRYFVLMGRLSPLDGIGPRDIGVQKLIERALDGTVQEVILATNFTAEGEATAHVIGQALKARGLSVTRLARGVPAGSELEYVDLGTIAHALADRR, from the coding sequence ATGAGTGACACCCACAGCCTCGACACCCTGGTGCAGGCGCTCAGGCGCTTGCCGGGGGTGGGTGTGCGTTCGGCGCAGCGGATGGCGTTTCATTTGCTGCAGCACGACCGCGACGGTGCGCAACTGTTGGCGCGGTCGCTGCAGGACGCGGTGGCGAGCGTGCGGCATTGCGCGCTGTGCCACACCTTCACCGAGCGCGAGGTCTGCGCCACCTGCCGCGACCCGCGGCGCGATGCCAGCAAGCTGGCGGTGGTGGAGACGCCGGCCGACCAGGCGGCGCTGGAGCGCACGGCGGCGTTCAACGGCCGTTACTTCGTGCTGATGGGGCGCTTGAGTCCGCTGGACGGCATCGGGCCGCGCGACATCGGCGTGCAGAAACTGATCGAGCGCGCACTCGACGGCACGGTGCAGGAAGTGATCCTGGCCACCAACTTCACCGCCGAAGGCGAGGCGACGGCCCACGTCATCGGGCAGGCGCTGAAGGCCCGCGGCCTCTCGGTCACGCGACTGGCGCGCGGCGTGCCCGCGGGCAGTGAACTGGAATACGTCGATCTCGGCACCATCGCGCACGCGCTGGCCGACCGGCGGTAA
- a CDS encoding YbaB/EbfC family nucleoid-associated protein — protein MFNKGQLAGLMKQAQAMQDNLKKAQDELALMEVEGESGAGLVKVLMTAKHDVKRVTIDPSLLADDKDMLEDLVAAAFNAAVRKAEELSAEKMGKLMPAGMPGLPSGMKFPF, from the coding sequence ATGTTCAACAAAGGACAACTCGCCGGCCTGATGAAGCAGGCCCAGGCCATGCAGGACAACCTGAAGAAGGCGCAGGACGAACTCGCGCTGATGGAAGTCGAAGGCGAATCCGGCGCCGGCCTGGTCAAGGTGCTGATGACCGCCAAGCACGACGTCAAGCGCGTCACCATCGACCCCAGCCTGCTGGCCGACGACAAGGACATGCTCGAAGACCTGGTCGCTGCCGCCTTCAACGCCGCCGTGCGCAAGGCCGAGGAACTGTCGGCCGAGAAGATGGGCAAGCTGATGCCGGCGGGCATGCCGGGGCTGCCGTCGGGCATGAAGTTTCCGTTCTAG